The Sorangiineae bacterium MSr11367 genome window below encodes:
- a CDS encoding S9 family peptidase, with amino-acid sequence MIRRAALLMLPCFLAACAGEPPPPAVAPTPTSAKAPVAQGPVAPPPVVERVAISTDFPLRYAKTQRFSLGEPKRLTPTEDGKRVLFLRATPQDPRNALWEVDVATGSTRELIKPDTLLAGPEVLTAEEKARRERQRIRGGGFTFFEANADASVIVVSLSGKLYVWKRATGKARELATGPGVIDPHLSPDAKKLAYVRNNDVYVISVEGDGAAKPVAITRGGTETNPHGVADFMAQEEFSRQRGFWWSPDGNEIAYEDADLSKVEKWTLADPGKPEQPPQIVAYPKTGKAHAIVRLAVAQVRAPQQPARKIKWEAERYPYLVSVTWPKNAPLTLFVVDREYRHGSVVAVDGKTGNAKELLTEEDKLWLGEDPSVPRWLPDGSGFLWSTERSGDWELELHGRDGAKIATVAPKSMGYRSLVGLDAAKKVAYVRASAEPIRDEIWAAPWGGGAPQSLSHNTDSLVYANFGDNSRVYAQYEGTQKGARRFSVRSVDGAVNIPVPSVAEEPPFKTNIEYTKVGKDDYRVAILRPQKFDKARRYPVIDYIYAGPGSYQVHSDARRYIEQQWLADVTDAIVVAIDVRGTARRGHDWERTPHNYGEVAIDGHAEAIGELAKKYPEIDGTRAGLYGWSGGGYATALAVLRRPDVFKVGVSGAPVADLRDYDALMERFIGLEPNNDAYDKQSLLTWAARPPSAAAPARPLLLIHGTADDNVYLVHSLRFAEAMARAGRPMEFMPLVGQTHMVSDPESSAAVAKRTAEFFREHL; translated from the coding sequence ATGATCCGCCGAGCCGCTCTTCTCATGCTTCCGTGCTTCCTCGCCGCGTGTGCCGGCGAGCCTCCACCTCCAGCCGTGGCGCCTACGCCCACGTCCGCCAAAGCGCCGGTGGCGCAAGGTCCTGTCGCGCCGCCGCCTGTCGTGGAGCGGGTGGCCATATCGACGGACTTTCCGCTTCGATATGCCAAGACGCAGCGCTTTTCCCTTGGGGAACCGAAGCGGCTCACGCCGACGGAGGATGGCAAGCGCGTCTTGTTCTTGCGCGCGACGCCGCAGGATCCGCGCAATGCGCTGTGGGAAGTCGATGTGGCGACCGGCAGCACGCGTGAGCTGATCAAGCCGGATACGTTGCTGGCCGGGCCCGAGGTTCTCACGGCCGAGGAAAAGGCGCGGCGTGAGCGGCAACGCATTCGCGGGGGAGGGTTCACCTTCTTCGAGGCGAATGCCGATGCTTCGGTGATCGTAGTCTCGCTATCGGGCAAGCTTTACGTGTGGAAGCGCGCCACCGGCAAAGCGCGCGAGCTGGCCACGGGGCCGGGGGTCATCGATCCGCACCTGTCGCCCGATGCGAAGAAGCTGGCCTACGTGCGCAACAACGACGTGTACGTCATCTCCGTCGAGGGCGATGGGGCGGCGAAGCCCGTGGCCATCACGCGCGGTGGGACGGAGACGAACCCGCACGGCGTGGCCGACTTCATGGCCCAGGAAGAGTTTTCGCGGCAGCGCGGCTTCTGGTGGTCCCCCGATGGCAACGAGATTGCCTACGAGGATGCCGATCTGTCGAAGGTCGAGAAGTGGACGCTCGCGGATCCGGGCAAACCCGAGCAGCCCCCGCAGATCGTCGCGTACCCGAAGACGGGAAAGGCGCACGCCATCGTTCGCCTGGCGGTGGCGCAGGTGCGTGCGCCGCAGCAGCCCGCGCGCAAGATCAAATGGGAGGCGGAGCGCTATCCGTACCTCGTCTCGGTGACGTGGCCGAAGAACGCGCCGCTGACGCTTTTCGTGGTCGACCGCGAATACCGGCATGGGTCCGTCGTGGCCGTCGACGGGAAAACTGGGAACGCGAAGGAGCTGCTCACCGAGGAGGACAAGTTGTGGCTCGGCGAGGACCCCTCCGTTCCGCGCTGGCTTCCCGATGGCAGCGGCTTTCTCTGGTCCACCGAGCGCAGTGGCGACTGGGAGCTCGAGTTGCACGGTCGCGACGGCGCGAAAATCGCCACCGTGGCGCCGAAGTCGATGGGCTACCGCAGTCTGGTCGGCCTCGACGCGGCGAAGAAGGTTGCCTACGTGCGTGCCTCCGCGGAACCAATCCGCGACGAGATTTGGGCGGCCCCGTGGGGCGGCGGCGCGCCGCAGTCCCTTTCGCACAACACCGACAGCCTCGTGTATGCGAACTTCGGCGACAATTCGCGCGTTTACGCGCAGTACGAGGGCACGCAAAAGGGTGCGCGCCGTTTCTCCGTCCGCAGCGTGGACGGGGCGGTGAACATCCCCGTTCCCTCGGTGGCGGAGGAGCCTCCGTTCAAGACGAACATCGAGTACACGAAGGTCGGCAAGGACGACTACCGGGTGGCGATTCTCCGGCCGCAAAAGTTCGACAAGGCGCGGCGTTACCCAGTGATCGACTACATCTACGCGGGGCCCGGCTCGTACCAGGTGCACTCCGATGCGCGTCGCTACATCGAACAGCAATGGCTCGCCGACGTCACCGATGCCATCGTGGTGGCCATTGACGTGCGCGGTACGGCGCGACGGGGCCACGATTGGGAGCGCACGCCGCACAATTACGGCGAGGTGGCCATCGACGGCCATGCCGAGGCCATTGGCGAGCTCGCGAAGAAGTACCCGGAGATCGACGGAACGCGCGCGGGCCTGTACGGGTGGTCCGGCGGCGGGTATGCGACGGCGTTGGCCGTCTTGCGCCGGCCCGACGTCTTCAAGGTCGGCGTCTCGGGTGCGCCGGTGGCCGATCTGCGCGACTACGACGCGCTGATGGAGCGCTTCATCGGCCTGGAGCCGAACAACGACGCGTACGACAAGCAGTCGCTGCTCACGTGGGCCGCGCGTCCGCCGAGTGCGGCGGCGCCAGCGCGACCCCTGTTGCTCATCCACGGCACGGCCGACGACAACGTCTACCTGGTGCACTCGCTCCGATTCGCCGAAGCGATGGCCCGCGCCGGCCGCCCCATGGAGTTCATGCCGCTCGTCGGCCAGACGCACATGGTTTCGGATCCCGAGTCCTCGGCCGCCGTCGCCAAGCGCACCGCGGAATTCTTCCGCGAGCACTTGTGA
- a CDS encoding type 1 glutamine amidotransferase domain-containing protein — MSKRILMIVTSHDRLGNTDKKTGFWLEELAAPYRTFVEAGAQVDIASPKGGKAPADPGSAEQATDDVRWFLANAEASKKLESTLRLADIAPSNYDAYFLVGGHGVMWDLAVNEQSATLLGSAFDQGKVVAAVCHGPGGLVNVRTGDGKPLVQGRRVTGFSDEEEKAVKLETVVPFLLETRLRELGGRYERGAMWSSFAVRDGKLVTGQNPQSSALVARETLAALG; from the coding sequence ATGTCCAAGCGAATTCTCATGATCGTCACGAGCCACGATCGCCTCGGGAACACCGACAAGAAGACCGGGTTCTGGCTCGAAGAGCTGGCTGCGCCCTACCGCACTTTCGTGGAGGCCGGCGCCCAGGTCGATATCGCGTCCCCCAAGGGTGGAAAGGCCCCGGCCGATCCGGGCAGCGCCGAGCAGGCGACGGACGACGTGCGATGGTTTCTCGCGAACGCCGAGGCCTCAAAGAAGCTCGAGTCGACCCTTCGCCTCGCGGACATCGCGCCGTCGAACTACGACGCGTACTTCCTGGTGGGCGGGCACGGCGTCATGTGGGATCTCGCCGTGAACGAGCAGAGCGCGACGCTGCTGGGTAGCGCCTTCGACCAAGGCAAGGTCGTCGCGGCCGTGTGCCACGGGCCGGGTGGCCTGGTGAACGTGCGCACGGGCGACGGCAAGCCCCTCGTGCAAGGCCGGCGGGTGACGGGCTTCTCCGACGAAGAGGAGAAGGCCGTGAAGCTCGAGACGGTCGTGCCGTTCCTGCTCGAGACGCGGCTGCGCGAGCTCGGCGGGCGCTACGAGCGCGGAGCGATGTGGTCCTCCTTTGCCGTCCGTGATGGCAAACTGGTCACGGGGCAGAATCCACAGTCGTCCGCACTCGTCGCACGCGAAACGCTCGCCGCGCTCGGCTAG
- a CDS encoding LysR family transcriptional regulator: MVINYELLRTLYEVGQARTFAEAARRLRVTPSAVSHQLRTLQAQLDVTLFERVGRRAKLTPAGELLVHELRASFARIDDALDAATSDARAVRGRVRIGGPGPFSRMWLRPRLVSLLRTYPELVLDVCFNVPSVLTQELIEGELDLALIVRTADAPTLEMHPVYVEEFLAVASPKRWQHGSKKKPETARELCEHPFVVFDDDLAMHAAYWAATFGRREPLPTKIICRITSLDEMLALVVEGLAVAVLPNYFVADALKAKTVVPVGPAHLSRLARQTTAKNAIYVAWRKGVVETARLRAVRDALLSGARSA; this comes from the coding sequence GTGGTCATCAATTACGAACTCTTGCGGACCCTCTACGAAGTCGGCCAGGCCCGCACCTTCGCCGAGGCGGCGCGCCGTCTTCGCGTCACACCCTCGGCGGTCAGCCATCAGCTGCGCACCTTGCAGGCCCAGCTCGACGTGACCCTGTTCGAGCGCGTGGGGCGTCGCGCGAAGCTCACGCCCGCGGGCGAGCTGCTCGTGCACGAGCTTCGCGCCTCCTTCGCGCGCATCGACGACGCGCTGGACGCGGCCACCTCGGATGCGCGCGCCGTTCGGGGGCGCGTGCGCATCGGCGGGCCCGGGCCCTTTTCGCGCATGTGGCTGCGTCCGCGCCTCGTGAGCCTCTTGCGCACGTACCCCGAGCTCGTCCTCGACGTGTGCTTCAACGTCCCTTCCGTGCTCACGCAGGAGCTGATCGAAGGCGAGCTGGATCTCGCCCTCATCGTGCGCACCGCGGATGCGCCCACGCTCGAGATGCACCCCGTCTACGTCGAGGAGTTCCTCGCCGTCGCATCGCCCAAGCGCTGGCAACATGGCTCGAAGAAAAAGCCGGAGACCGCGCGCGAGCTGTGCGAGCATCCCTTCGTCGTGTTCGACGACGATCTGGCCATGCACGCGGCGTATTGGGCTGCCACATTTGGTCGTCGCGAGCCCTTGCCGACGAAGATCATCTGCCGCATCACCAGCTTGGACGAAATGCTCGCGCTCGTTGTCGAAGGACTCGCCGTTGCGGTGTTGCCAAATTATTTCGTTGCAGACGCATTGAAAGCCAAAACGGTCGTGCCCGTTGGACCGGCTCATCTTTCGCGCCTGGCGCGGCAAACTACCGCGAAAAACGCCATTTACGTGGCCTGGCGCAAAGGGGTGGTCGAAACGGCACGACTAAGGGCCGTACGGGATGCTCTCCTTTCTGGGGCGCGTTCGGCGTAA
- a CDS encoding VWA domain-containing protein translates to MQAFPNFLQAPRFLAFVSLASLAFATGCGGGLQLTPVKSTQNRPSNVAVYFKVQAGGEPVSGLTADQFRIYEDGSLVSENESKQTILNPEVAASHYTLLLIDMSGSVSGDPDAVKTLVDAATAFTDRVEKTHKVAVYTFDGSPEIHAVAPFGSPGGAKGAIRGLLSYKPQDPSTNLNGAVVKGLTELDRALAHAEHPMRFGTLVVFSDGQDRAGRATKDEMKKAIKDRKYEIFAIGLGKEMQESELKDIGRSGTSRTDNKQEVVKSFDDIAQRIEASTKSYYLLSYCSPSRAGKHEVKIHVQAKNEKGERSGSLVSEFDASGFTHGCDPNTPPSFDVSKGDALAPKKEDSEKSSSSGGEKGEVKAGARATVKPSQGGSVRLPPPPSSSPASSPQPAKQPQDFNP, encoded by the coding sequence ATGCAAGCATTCCCCAATTTTCTTCAGGCGCCTCGCTTCCTGGCCTTCGTCTCGTTGGCTTCGTTGGCATTTGCCACCGGATGCGGTGGGGGCCTCCAGCTCACGCCCGTGAAGTCGACGCAGAACCGGCCGAGCAACGTGGCCGTGTACTTCAAAGTGCAAGCAGGTGGAGAGCCGGTGAGCGGTCTCACCGCCGACCAGTTCCGCATCTATGAAGACGGTTCGCTCGTTTCGGAGAACGAGAGCAAGCAGACCATCTTGAACCCCGAGGTTGCGGCCTCGCACTACACCTTGCTGCTCATCGACATGAGCGGCAGCGTCAGCGGCGATCCCGATGCGGTGAAGACGCTGGTCGACGCCGCCACGGCGTTTACGGATCGCGTCGAGAAGACGCACAAGGTCGCGGTCTACACCTTCGACGGCAGTCCGGAGATTCATGCCGTGGCCCCCTTCGGCAGCCCCGGCGGAGCCAAGGGTGCGATTCGCGGTTTGCTCTCGTACAAGCCGCAGGATCCCAGCACCAACTTGAACGGCGCCGTGGTCAAAGGCTTGACCGAGCTCGATCGCGCGCTCGCGCACGCCGAGCATCCGATGCGCTTCGGCACCTTGGTGGTCTTCAGCGACGGTCAAGATCGAGCCGGTCGCGCTACCAAAGATGAAATGAAAAAAGCGATCAAAGATCGCAAGTACGAGATCTTCGCCATCGGCCTGGGCAAGGAAATGCAGGAATCCGAGCTCAAAGACATCGGCCGCAGCGGAACCTCGCGCACGGACAACAAACAAGAGGTCGTCAAATCCTTCGACGATATCGCCCAGCGCATCGAGGCTTCGACCAAGTCGTATTACCTTTTGAGCTATTGCTCGCCTTCACGTGCGGGAAAGCACGAAGTGAAGATTCACGTCCAGGCGAAAAATGAAAAGGGAGAGCGTTCGGGATCGCTCGTAAGTGAATTCGACGCCTCTGGATTCACCCACGGATGCGATCCCAATACGCCCCCCTCTTTCGATGTGTCGAAGGGCGATGCCCTCGCTCCGAAAAAGGAAGATAGTGAAAAGTCCTCGTCGTCCGGGGGCGAAAAAGGCGAAGTGAAGGCCGGCGCGCGCGCTACGGTCAAACCGTCGCAGGGCGGCTCCGTGCGATTGCCGCCCCCGCCAAGCTCGTCACCTGCCTCATCGCCACAACCGGCGAAGCAACCCCAGGATTTCAATCCTTAG
- a CDS encoding serine/threonine protein kinase produces MTSDASIPTKAVPRMVGRYHLLEEVGKGTFGPLHLARFEGPNGFQRWTSVLEVELRFARDPEFKDAFFQSARTAARIQHANVVATLDVGETEGMLWLASEYLLGETAKDLLMAAQQAKMPIPWDIACRMMADAALGVDAIHELAHATNGTPMRLVHGRLAPHRLVVTYDGVTKVLEPSAPMVTLSAGEPGQAKTMVGRAVAYTAPELLRGEAFDRRADVFSLGAVLWELCAGRRLFGGRDESETRAKIQGNVIPPLSESVRGFPADVESLIRQALAPDPAARFITAKALARALHQVLVRDALVVTDDEVARYLSQLFPDRLARKKERLLTAADVTHVFNRSMLSLPSGAAAQSGPWPGAVAQAPRASDAGNAPSPRMPVRRLPPHILTSAQAAPPTPAPPADLASTTMRVRKLDPMGPTMLFVVLGIALAVVAVLIIVVVRRPSTTGPVAVATPHPPAPSVAPSPVPAASSAPSVSGTASASGGAIPILSPASVQEAASAARTAPRAATTPAAPPAPKGKLTVICDPACDDVLDGRVSLGPSPIYKRSTSLGTHHITLRVSDPSVEKVVDVVVHENDVTVLKQSMTP; encoded by the coding sequence ATGACGAGCGACGCGTCGATTCCCACGAAGGCCGTCCCGCGTATGGTGGGGCGCTACCACCTCCTCGAAGAGGTGGGGAAGGGGACCTTCGGGCCGCTGCACCTCGCGCGGTTCGAAGGCCCCAATGGCTTTCAGCGGTGGACGTCGGTGCTCGAGGTCGAGCTGCGGTTTGCCCGCGATCCCGAGTTCAAAGACGCCTTCTTCCAGTCGGCGCGCACGGCGGCGAGGATTCAGCACGCCAACGTGGTGGCGACGCTCGACGTGGGCGAGACCGAAGGCATGCTCTGGCTCGCCTCGGAGTACCTGCTCGGCGAGACGGCGAAGGATCTCTTGATGGCCGCGCAGCAGGCGAAAATGCCCATTCCGTGGGACATCGCCTGCCGCATGATGGCCGACGCCGCCCTCGGTGTGGATGCGATCCACGAGCTCGCGCACGCGACGAACGGTACACCGATGCGCCTGGTGCATGGTCGGCTCGCGCCGCACCGGTTGGTCGTGACGTACGACGGCGTGACCAAGGTGCTCGAGCCGTCGGCGCCGATGGTCACGCTTTCCGCGGGCGAGCCCGGGCAGGCGAAGACCATGGTCGGTCGCGCGGTCGCGTACACCGCCCCGGAGTTGCTGCGGGGCGAGGCGTTCGATCGGCGAGCGGATGTTTTCTCGCTGGGGGCCGTGCTGTGGGAGCTCTGCGCGGGGCGCCGCCTCTTCGGCGGGCGCGACGAAAGCGAGACGCGCGCGAAGATTCAAGGCAATGTCATTCCGCCGCTCTCCGAGTCGGTGCGTGGTTTTCCGGCCGACGTGGAGTCGCTCATACGGCAAGCGCTTGCCCCCGATCCGGCGGCGCGCTTCATCACGGCGAAGGCGCTTGCGCGCGCGCTGCATCAGGTGCTGGTGCGCGATGCGCTGGTGGTGACCGATGACGAGGTGGCGCGCTACCTGTCGCAGCTGTTTCCGGACCGGCTCGCGCGCAAGAAGGAGCGGCTGCTGACCGCGGCGGACGTCACGCACGTCTTCAACCGGAGCATGCTATCGCTGCCGTCCGGAGCGGCCGCGCAATCGGGGCCTTGGCCCGGAGCGGTCGCGCAAGCGCCCCGGGCCTCCGACGCGGGCAACGCGCCCAGCCCGCGGATGCCGGTGCGGCGATTGCCGCCGCACATTTTGACGTCGGCCCAGGCCGCGCCGCCCACGCCTGCGCCGCCGGCGGATCTCGCCTCGACGACGATGCGCGTGCGAAAGCTCGATCCGATGGGGCCCACGATGCTCTTCGTGGTGCTCGGCATCGCGCTCGCCGTCGTGGCGGTGCTCATCATCGTCGTGGTGCGCCGTCCTTCGACGACGGGCCCGGTGGCGGTGGCCACGCCGCATCCTCCGGCGCCGTCGGTTGCGCCATCCCCCGTGCCGGCGGCATCCAGCGCACCCAGCGTGAGCGGGACGGCCTCGGCTTCGGGCGGAGCGATTCCCATTCTATCGCCGGCCTCGGTGCAGGAAGCGGCATCGGCCGCACGCACGGCGCCTCGTGCTGCGACGACCCCGGCCGCGCCGCCTGCACCGAAGGGCAAGCTCACGGTCATCTGCGATCCGGCATGCGACGACGTGCTCGATGGCCGCGTGTCCCTGGGACCGTCGCCCATCTACAAGCGGTCCACGTCGCTGGGCACACACCACATCACGTTGCGCGTATCCGACCCGTCCGTGGAAAAAGTCGTCGACGTGGTGGTCCATGAAAACGACGTCACCGTGTTGAAGCAATCGATGACGCCCTGA